ATTATTTCTTTTCTTTTTGACCTTTCACTTTATTGCTTTAAGATGAACTTGCTTGACATGAAGCCACCACGGGCATGATTGTCTACCAAGAGTCAATAAGACTTAAGTTGGTATTGCTTTAATAAGCTATCATGTCCTTAAGCTGTGCTTTTAGACTACACAAAATTCGCTTATACATGTACATCTTTAATTTCATCATATACATCAATGAGCATTGTAATTTTACCCTCTATATAATGAAGAAGGTGATTTTTTTGATATTATTAATTTAAAAATATAATTCAACAGGGAAAACTTATCATGAGTATTAATAATAGAAAGGAGTAATTTAAAATGGCAATCGCTGATATTACTATCATTCCAATCGGAACACAAAATCCTAGTGTTAGTGATTTTGTAGTAGAAATCCATAAAAAGCTTGAAAAGTTTAAAGATAAGATAAAAGTTCAGCTCACACCTATGAGTACACTTATTGAAGGAGATTTAGATGATTTATTTGAAGTCATCAAGGCGATTCATGAAATTCCATTTTCAAAAGGTGCCCAAAGAGTTGCAACTAATATACGTATAGACGATAGAAGAGATAAACCTTTAAATATGGAGGAAAAGGTGAACAAGGTTCAAAGTAAGATGCATAAATGATATAAAAATGAACAAAGATTGAAGGGGCATAACAAACATTTTCATTTTGACGCTAATTTTGTGAAGCAATTACCATGTTAAAAGAAGCTGAAGAAATATGAGTGATTTTTCTTCAGCTTTTCTTTACTTTTAAGAGACTTATCGGACAGCCGATTCTTTCATAGAGTAATGAAAAAGGAGTACCAACAAACATGCCAATATAAGGGAATATCATATTAATTATACAACTGACAGATATGAAAATTGCTTTTGGGATTGAATAGATTGACTTTTGTACGCTCCTATTTTAAATGAAAAATACAACCAAAAGATCTGGAAAAAATCATCAAAAAAGTAAATTTTATATCTTTTAGGATTGATCAATTTCCTTTTGGAAGAAATATAAGCAATATACCTACAAGTGGTAAAAAACTTAACCAATACATGACTTGATCTAAATCTATGATATCAATCGTTAATCCCAGAACTCCAGAACCGATAGCGCCTAAACCAAAAGCTAAACCTAGTATAATGCCAGTGACAGTTCCAATTTTGTTAGGGATCAATTCTTGAGCGTATACGACCATAACAGTAAAGCTAGAAAGCATGATCAATCCGATCATGAAACAAAATAACATAGCCCAATAGGGAGTAGCAAAAGGCAGCGCTAATGAAAAGGGAACTGTACCAAACATAGATAATAACATGATGTTCTTTCTACCCCATCGATCCGATAACGTTCCCCCTAAAAAGGTACCTAACACGCCACCAAATAAAAAGAGAAAAACATACACTTGAGCATCACTAAATGTAAGACGATATTTTTCCATAATATAAAACTGATAGTAACTTGTGATTCCTGAATAGTACCATGTTCTTGCAATAATAAAAATGATTAAAATAGAGAAGACATATATTATTTTCTTTTTATCAATATGGGATGTCTGATGATTACTTTGTTTTTTCTTTAAAATTTGATGACTATAAGTTTTTTTATACCAAATTGATACTTTCATTAGAAAGAGTATTGCTATCATAACCGCTACACTAAACCATAGAGTTCCTGATTTACCTAAAGGGGCAAATACTAATGCAGCCATAATAGGGGCAAACGCTTGTCCAAAATTACCACCCACTTGAAAAATGGATTGTGATAAACCCCTTTTGTTTCCTGCAGCAAAATATACAACTCTTGAACCTTCTGGATGAAATACAGCGGAACCTATACCGATAAACATAATGCCGATAAGTAGTAAATAGTAGTCATCTACAATACCGATAAATAAGACTCCTATTAATGTAAATAACATTCCTAGTGGCAGTGAATAGGGATTAAATCGTGTATCCCCCCACCAACCCATGAACGGTTGTATGATCGCAGTGGTAATACTTAAAGTAAAACCCAATATTCCTATTTGGAAGTATGAAAGATTTAAACTTTCTCTTAAAATTGGATACAAAGCAGGAACAATGGCTTGAACTAAATCATTAAGAAAATGAGTAAAACCCATCAAATATACAATGATAAAAACAGTTTGGTTTTGCGGTATTTCTGTTTGTTTTTCTACTTGCACCATGCTCATTTATACCTCACTTCTTATGTAACTGCACCCGATGGGCATTAGTCTATTTGTAACATATCTTCGAATGAAATAAAAGATCGCAAATCTCTTTTATTAAATATTCATTTTTTTCTTGACTCTGATTGGAAAGTATTGTATTTTAATTAAAAATGGTATGACCATTAGACTTTTTTTGAATTTAACAACATAAGGAGTACGTTATGAAAGATAAAGTAAGTTTAGGAGGGATCTTCAATAAGGTTCAACCTGTAAGAGGATTTGAAGACATTGCAATGCAAATTCAAGAAGCCATTTACAGCGGACAGCTAAAAAGTGGAGATCGTTTACCTAGTGAGCGTGATTTGGCTGAGATGTTTCAAGTGAGCCGATCTAGTGTACGTGAGGCAATTCGTGTCTTAGAAACTGAAAAAATGGTAGAAGTACGCAGAGGAGTTAAAGGTGGAATTATCATTGTTGAACCTAAACCAGAGCAAGTAGGACGTTCTATTGAAGCATTAATACGTTTTAGGGGAGCAACTGCCGAAGAGTTGGGTGAATTCAGAACAGATTTTGAAAGTCAAACTGCATATTTAGCAGCTAAAAGAGCTACACAAGGGCAATTGGATCGTTTACAGGAAATTACAAATTTATTTAGAGATGAATCGAGTACTTTTGATACCCCTTGGTCTACGTTGGTAGAATATGATCTTATGTTTCATGAAGAGGTTGCAAACGCTTCCCACAATAAAATTCGTGTCGCGATTATGATGGCTACTCATGGAATCCTTCAGAAATCATCATTGAGTATAGAGAAAGTAGATACGAAAGAATGGAGAAAACAACAAGCGATAGATTTACAAAATATAACGGATGCTATTACTGAAGGTGATCAAGAAAAAGCAAGAAAAGCGATGGAAGATCATGTGAGTAGAAATGTAGATAAATATATAGATCAATGAACATATAACAGAAAGTTTGAACAAAATCAGCATTTTCAATTTAATTCATTTGAAATGTTTGGTTTTGTTTAAAAAATACAATAAGGAGAGATTCTATTGAAACAGTTTGAAGGTGTTTTTGTAGCCATTGTTACACCATTTACCAAAAATAATGAGGTGGATTATAGTGGATTAAGAGATCATTGTGACTGGTTAATTCGTGAAGGAGTTCATGGTTTAATACCGGCTGGGTCTGTCGGAGAATATGCGGCCCTTACTAAGGAAGAGAGAGCGAAAGTTGTTGAAACAGTAATTGAAACTGCAGCTGGAAGAGTATCAGTAGTTGTAGGTACAGGCGCACCTTCAACTGACCAAGTTGTTTATTGGGTTCAACATGCGAAAGATGCTGGAGCAGCAGGTGTTATGGCACTTCCTCCTATTAATTATAATCCAAGTGAATCGGAGATTATTGCACATTATGAAGCGATTTCAAATGTGGGATTGCCAATCATTGCATATAATAATCCACATGATTATAAAACCGACTTAACCCCGGAATTATTAGGCAAGTTGTCTAAGATTAAAAATGTAGTTGCTGTTAAAGAGTTTTCCGGAGATATTCGTAGAGTTCAAGATATATATGCAAGTGCTGATTTAGAGATTTTAATTGGAGTAGATGATTTAGGTTTCGAAGGTCCATTAATGGGAACAACAGGATGGATTGCTGGATT
The window above is part of the Chengkuizengella sp. SCS-71B genome. Proteins encoded here:
- a CDS encoding MTH1187 family thiamine-binding protein — protein: MAIADITIIPIGTQNPSVSDFVVEIHKKLEKFKDKIKVQLTPMSTLIEGDLDDLFEVIKAIHEIPFSKGAQRVATNIRIDDRRDKPLNMEEKVNKVQSKMHK
- a CDS encoding FadR/GntR family transcriptional regulator, whose translation is MKDKVSLGGIFNKVQPVRGFEDIAMQIQEAIYSGQLKSGDRLPSERDLAEMFQVSRSSVREAIRVLETEKMVEVRRGVKGGIIIVEPKPEQVGRSIEALIRFRGATAEELGEFRTDFESQTAYLAAKRATQGQLDRLQEITNLFRDESSTFDTPWSTLVEYDLMFHEEVANASHNKIRVAIMMATHGILQKSSLSIEKVDTKEWRKQQAIDLQNITDAITEGDQEKARKAMEDHVSRNVDKYIDQ
- a CDS encoding MFS transporter: MSMVQVEKQTEIPQNQTVFIIVYLMGFTHFLNDLVQAIVPALYPILRESLNLSYFQIGILGFTLSITTAIIQPFMGWWGDTRFNPYSLPLGMLFTLIGVLFIGIVDDYYLLLIGIMFIGIGSAVFHPEGSRVVYFAAGNKRGLSQSIFQVGGNFGQAFAPIMAALVFAPLGKSGTLWFSVAVMIAILFLMKVSIWYKKTYSHQILKKKQSNHQTSHIDKKKIIYVFSILIIFIIARTWYYSGITSYYQFYIMEKYRLTFSDAQVYVFLFLFGGVLGTFLGGTLSDRWGRKNIMLLSMFGTVPFSLALPFATPYWAMLFCFMIGLIMLSSFTVMVVYAQELIPNKIGTVTGIILGLAFGLGAIGSGVLGLTIDIIDLDQVMYWLSFLPLVGILLIFLPKGN
- a CDS encoding dihydrodipicolinate synthase family protein; this translates as MKQFEGVFVAIVTPFTKNNEVDYSGLRDHCDWLIREGVHGLIPAGSVGEYAALTKEERAKVVETVIETAAGRVSVVVGTGAPSTDQVVYWVQHAKDAGAAGVMALPPINYNPSESEIIAHYEAISNVGLPIIAYNNPHDYKTDLTPELLGKLSKIKNVVAVKEFSGDIRRVQDIYASADLEILIGVDDLGFEGPLMGTTGWIAGFANALPKESVKIFELGRQGKTEEALPLYRKLLPLFHYDARPELVQAIKYTLELAGRPGGPTRPPRLPLSSSDLKLIKEAYELAISKDEVKI